A segment of the Panthera uncia isolate 11264 chromosome F1, Puncia_PCG_1.0, whole genome shotgun sequence genome:
TGGCAACTCTCCAGGGCCCCCTGCTTACTGCCTTCACCTGGTCCGGGGCAGAGCGAGGTGGGCAAAACCCGGCCTGGCATCCGCGTTCCCAAAGCCGGCGGCCGGGCCCCCGGCACCTGGCCCTCCTCCCCgagcctcccccctgccctgccctcccccgcccccaccgacGGCTCCCCGCCCGAGGAGCGCCAGGCTCGGCCTCACAGTTTTCTTGGTGGGCTCCTTCTTCCGCTTCTTCTCCGAGTTGCCGTGGTAGGGCAGGTCGCGGCCGCGGTAGGACGGGCCTCGGCTCAGCTCGCGCTCGCTGTAGGGCGGCAGcgcgtcgtcgtcgtcgtcgtcggcCGAGTCGTCGTCGTCGCCCTGCGGCGAGGCCGCCTTGTAGGTGCCGGGCGGCGACCAGGCGTAGTAGGAGGCGCTGCGACGGCCGAGCTGCGCGCTCAGCCGGGACGGCGTCTCGAGGCTGCCGCCGCGGCTGGCGCCCTCGGGCCGCGCCTGGCGCTCCAGGCCGCCGGCGCGGGGCGCGTGCTCGTACTTGGGCGCGGTGCCCGGCGTCCGGCTCACCAGGCGCGGCAGGGGCGCGTCGTCGGGCCGCCGGCGCGGGGTGCCGGGGGCCCAGGCGCGGCCCGCGTCGCCCAGGGGCTCCCGGCTGCGGCTCCGCGGGCCGTAGTACTCCTCGGGCGAGTCGTCCTGGTAGAAGCCCCCGAGGGCGTGCGTCTCCGAGCGCTCGAAGCGGCCGCCGCCCCGCGCCTCGTGGCTGTCGCCGTCGGCCCGGCGGGAGCGCGCGCCGTACGAGTCGGCGAAGGCGGCCAGCTCGTCCATGGAGACGGCCGGCACCCCGGCGGCGAAGTTCTTCCGGGACAGCATCTCGGACTTGGAGCGCTGCTggctgagggcagagggcagaggagacGACGGTCAGCCGGCCCTGGCGCCCTAAACCGGGGTCTGCGCGTCGgccgggggccccgggggcccggcggggggggggggggggtctgagtGGGAAGCGAGAGCGCCACGTGCTCTGGCCGGCTGAGCGGCCTTGGACACCTCTGACACCCCGGACTCTCAAAGTAGAGCGAGGGCGGCCGTGGCTAGCTCCTGCATTCGTGCCAAGGATCAAGACGGAGTTGTAGGTAAAAATACTTGGTGATATATATATGGTGTTGAAACACACAGCGGGGCCTTCCGATCATTATGTGACTTCTGGTTGACAGCCACATGTCTCCTCACACCCTCAAAGCCAGCGTGGGTTGGGGTGGCTTGGGATGCACACAGTCGTAGCCCAAGAATGCCCTGTAATATTTGGTGACATACAAAGAGCCCATTTCCTGCCTCAGAGCCCAGGGTCAATTTATCTCTGCAAGTTACCTGCAGTTGGTCAGTCTGAGAGAAAGACAACGTCTAGTGTCCTTCAAGATAAAGGACAGGGGAATGGTGTTGGTCCTATTCAGTGGGAAGCGGCCAAACAAAACAGGGTGCACGTCTTGGCCTCCCATATTCGTTGGCCAGGTGACTCTACCAAGCTCCTCAACATCTGCAAATTTcagcccccctcccgccccaacTTAAAATGGGGACATTAACAGTACCTGCCTTTTAGAGTTATGAGAACCAAATACAACGGCATATATAACGTGTCCGGCATCTTACCTTTCACGTAACAATGATCAAATGATGGGGGTGATGGGTGGGAATTTTTAGAGGTTATAGGATAAAATATTATGAGAAGGGCAGGGAAATGTTAATAAGGTTAATCAGGAAACGTAGTTAATAAGGTGCATTAAGGTTCAGTACGGTGCCCATTTCAAAGGGCCTTGAATGATTACTTCTACACATGGTGTCGTAAGTGTTCCCTTGCTTAATAAATGTGAGGGGGTGGGgcgcgcctgagtggttcagccacttaagcgaccgacttcagcttcagcttcacaatctcgcggtttgtgagttccagacccGCGTCCGGCTtggcgctgacagctcagagcctggagcccgtttcgcattctgtgtctccctctctctctgcccctcccctgctcacggtctgtctctctttctttcaaaaatgaataaagattttttaaaaatttataaaaaacttAATGTGAGAAGGGGATGTTCAATAGCCCAGAGAGATGTGGCAGGACAGCctagaaggggagacagagatgcTGTCAGAAAGTAACAGCCTCCGAGCTCCGGCCACCAGCACCTGGCACCAAAGCTGCCTGCTGCAGCCACCTTCACCTGTGCCTGAAGCTCTCCCGATCCTCTTTGTTATACTCCATGGCTGAGGGTCCCCGGCTTGCCCCGCTGCTGCCTCCCATGACACCTGACCAGTAGTCAGGATTGCTCTCCAAATCCCCCGACACAGGGAACTGCTTGCTTCTCATCTGGTGGTACGCCTGGCGGAAATTACTGTCCTCCTCATGCAGGGAGCTGAGTTCCGAGATGGCGTTGTTATCTGCAGGGACAAAACCAGACGTGACGGAGCTTTCTACATATTAGGGTGGGAACTCTGTGAAGGGCTGAGACCGAGGCTCTGGGGAAACTCCCTCCCCAAGGCCTCAATCCTGTCCAGGGTTGGTTATAGACCTGAACTAATGGGATTTGTGTTCCGAGCTCAGCCGGGAACTGGCTCCACCCAAAAGCCCACTCGCTTATCAGGAGGAAGGCTTCCCGCATTCTCTGTTGGTGGAATGGGAAAACAGTTGTTACTGCCCCACCTAAGGCAGGCTTCCCAGAACTTGGGCTCTTTTGCAGCTGGTTTCCTCCTAGTGCATCATCATCCTTGTTCCAGTGTTTTTCTCCATGTATAGTTGGGTGAAAGCCATGACGATCCCAGGCATGTTGAGCCaaaaggggcaaaaagagaagtCATAGTTCACAAGATCTTCCCTACAGTTGCCTGAGTTCCAAGACGGGCCTTCAGAGCCGGGACAGCCCCATGCTTCAGAGGAACCCCATTCCAGCCTCCTGCAGCCGTGCCCCTCACCACAGAGCACAGTCCACAGGATCAAGGGGACTGCATACCTCGTAtccattctttccctttctggatACTCATCCAGGAACCTGGAATATCCTTCCCAGTTGGCACCACGTCCATCTCCAGGGCCTACAAAGACTTCTTTGCCTCCCTAAAGAGGATTCCAGGAGTGTGCAGCCACGGGTGGCTAGGACAGTTGTGTAGAGgtgtgggaaggaaagggggattGGGCTGCACTATGGTCTATGGGCTTCCACTTGTACTCTTCCTACAAAATTCTAAGGAGGGGATGGCCACAGTTTGCTCATTCCCTAAAGGGCCCTAAGTAGCATTTTGCATAAGCACTTGTGAGTAAGACCAGAATCGCagtctggaaaggaaaaaaaaaacaacaaaaaaaaccccaactattTATTTATAGAACTTCGAAATGGATTGAAtatcattttacttaaaaaaacacatctaGCGAATCTATTTCTAATGTAACTGGATCCATTTGTTTTCTACAATCCTTTGGTTAGAActtcaaaatattatcaaaatcaACATTTACAAGGTGTAAGGCCTGGCTGTTGAGCAAAAGGTAAGCCAAGATAGGATGTGGGCAGCACAAACATGCGTCTCAGGTTCCCCTCTACTTCTCCTCCCTACCCCCAACAGTCCTTGGAGGAGCAGAGAATTTTGCTGAGTCCCACCCATAGAGGAAAGGAAGGGCCTCCCCACCACTGCATAAACAGTGTCCTTGTCCTGTTCTACCAGATCTGGGCTTACTGGAAATGTCATTCATTTTGGTCATGCAATCAGTTGGTTTTGGATTATAATCTAATTGTTAaaccttttcctctttctgaggAGAATGGACTAGTTAGTgcccattttaaagaagaataactCAGATACTACTGATTAAACAGTCTAGAACCTTCCTTTTCTCATGATCTCAGTGAATTCGAATCTCCTGGGAACAGCACAGAAGAGAACtataaggggagcctgggtggctcagtcggtaaatcgtccgacttcggctcaggtcatgatcttgcagtttggcactttgtgagttcgagccccgcgttgggctttgtgctaacagctcaaagcctggatggagcctgcttcggattctgtgtctccccctctctctgcccctcccatgctcatgcttggtctctgtctctcgataataaataaacattaaaaaatttttttaaaaaaagaagagaactatAAAATGCATCAAGTGAAACTGCTGAACGATCACATTGTTGGCTCAGAACTTTCCTTAAACTTCAGGGAATAATGGACTTTTCCCACTTCTCCACACAGTGAGGGCTAGCTCCGTTTCACCATTCATACTGGTGGACTATCTAGGATGTCTGCGGCTCTAACATTTCTGCCGCATCGAGCATACACATCAACGTCCCTGCTTCACGAACACCTAATAATGTAACTCTAGGCCAGGAAAGACAGACTTtgtctgtaaagggccagatagcaaatattttaggttttgcaagCCGTGTTGTCACAACTCTTCACCCTGCCATTGTAGCGCGAAAGCGGCCACAGTCAATATATACGTGAACCGGCATGGCTCTGTTCCAATACAAACTTTTTACAAAAACAGGAGGTGGAACATATTTGCCCTGGTAGCTGTTGTCTACAGATCACTGCACTAGGATCCTGGACAAAAAACATCCCAAGAGCAACCCCCTACTTACAAGGGGCAAGAGGAAGAAGGATCTTCCTGGCTAGCATATTCATGAACTTGAAATCCCCAGTTCTTACAGAATCTTGCCCCAACCTGAAACCAGGAGATCCGTTTTACAAGGAGATCTTCAAGACCGTCCCACGTCCAAGATCCACCCCAGGGTTTACTCTGCTCTTCAGGAACAGAACGTCTCAAAGTCAAGTGAACTATATTCCTACTTTATCTCTGTGCAATTATTGTAATGTCAACCCGCAGGTTCCAGGAAATCCTGGTTCCAGTTCTAGcacttttcctctctgcctcccttttcttctctgtaaaaggaaggagatgggagtgcctgggtggcccagtcggttaagcgtccgacttcggctcaagtcatgatctcgtggctcatgagttcaagccccgcatcgggctctgtgctctgacagcttggagcctgagccTACTTCatatgctgtgtctccctctctctccctgccctcccccactcatgctctgtctctcaaaaatgaataaatgtttaaaaatttttttttatttttttttatttgaaaaaaaaatattttattttttttttatttgaaaaaaaatttttttaaacgtttatttatttttgagacagagagagacagagcatgaacgggggagggtcagagagagggagacacagaatctgaaacaggctccaggctctgagctgtcagcacagagcccgacgcagggctcgaactcacagactgcgaaatcatgacctgagccgaagtcggccgcttaaccgactgagccacccaggcgcccccaaaatttttttttttaatgagggagGTGGATTCAACAACCTCAGTCTCTTCAGCTCTAACATACTAAAGTCCTAGGAGGTAAAAGGCTGTGATCTCTAAACAGATACAGCCGCTGCAGCCACGGAGCCATCCAGTTTGCTCAAAAATTTCTTGGGTAAAGAGCACAGGACTGGGAATCAGAAGAGCTGGGTTCTCGTCCTGGTCCAGTCACTTCAACcctctgggcttctgtttcctcatctgtacactGCAAAGATTGACCTCAGCCATCTTTAAGATGCTAAGATTCCATGGATGCTAAGATTCCATGACATTAATGATCTGTCAGTCCCCCAAGACCCTCCGGGTAGGCAGGAGACATCACCTAAACCGGCACCCATCGTTTTAGTTTTAGCCTCAGGTTTTGACTTTTTCTCTGAGCTGTGAGATTCACAGATTTCCTCCCAGGCTCCTTCTCCTTGATCCCTATCTGTGTCCCCTCACAGGGCTCCATGACAACACGTTACAACTAACTTGTCAAGTGCAGTGACATCTGCATTCCTGACATTCCAATCTGGAGATTGTCTTTTTATAGTCCCTGCGGTGGGAGGATGCAGCCCAGACAGGATGAATTTAGCATTGCAAACTGGGAGGAATATGTTGTCCTTAATCTGAATAAAGTGCCTCTAGTCTGGGACTGTTTCCCCAACAATTCTATCGAGTCTCTCCTTGCTTCCAAGGCAAGGAGGGTTCAAAGAGAGACAGACATTGTGACCTTACCACCAGGCCCGCCAGCACCCTTTTGATAATTAGCGAATCTACGTCAGACCTGCCCTGTGCTGCCCCTCATCACGGAAGGTAATTTGGAACCCACGCCAAATAATCAGCCGTGTCGGCTGCCAAGCGTTCAACGGGCTGCGAGTGAGTTAAGGTTGGGGCCCTGCAACTCAGTGATTTAAAGGTTCTCTTGACGAGAGGGACACCCTTTTTGCTAGCCCCTCGGTCTCTGCTGCTGGGGATCTCAGAGGAACGTCGGGCCTCCTTTTTGTAGATTCATTTGGCAGACTTGCTCGTTCACTTGCCTCGAGGCCCCCCCTCTAGCAAGTCAGCAGCTGGACCATTGTTCAATGATGGGGGCTTTCGTGCTGGGAAAAAAACGCACAtcttttgtcattgttttgaATCTGTTTTAAAGAGAGTAGCAGGGAGAGACTCTTCGAATAAAGTATTTCCAACCCCAGGACTGCACAGGCCCAACAGCGCTGGCTGCTCCATGGAGAGATACAACATAAGCCAAGGGACACACACCTGCTCTACTCCTCGCACCAGAAGCCCTTTCTCTCCCTTGTGTGTACTTGAGGCTACTGTCCTCAGGATGTCACCGGCACCCTTGCTAGCTCTAACCCTGAGAGCTCAGGGCTGCCCGAGTTTGGTAACCCCCGAATCCCCTTCAGCGTTGAACTCCCGCGTGACGCGCAGATCACACGGAACTAAGAGATGCTCACATCTGCCTCGCATCCTTCTGGCCGGATCAAACTGAGCCAGCTCCTTCTCGACGTAGTACAGGACCTTCATagagtctctctctttgtccGCTTGGATCCGGTAGCCTTTGCGAACTGTTAAGGAAAGGACAGGAAGGTGAGCTGAAAAAAGCAGGAGGGGGCCTCCATTTATTTTACCAAGTGAAAAACATGGTCTCCGCTTATAACAACTCTTCTTGAAATCACCCAGAAATAGTCATCTATATTTATACTGATGGAACCATACCTGAGATCCCTTTTATCAGGTGGTGCCCCTGGAAACGGAGGAACAGCAGGTAAATAACAAAGTTCTATGACAGGACATTTTGGGTCACTTGTTAAATCCTGTTTCCTGCTTTCTGACCTTCTATAGCTCCACTTAAAGATCATCTTCTCAACGCTCAGGGAAGTATACTCACACTAAAAAAAAGACCGCTTTCTAGACAGATCATTCTATACCATCTGAGGATCACATCTTCACTTGTTAGGAGcacatggaaagaaaacagacacccAAACATCAGGGACCTTGACAAAGGTGGCCTGAAAGCCTCTAGTGTCCTGAGAGATGACGCAGAAACTCCATAACTGGGATTAGAGACTATGATATACATTTGGGCCACGTAAGGTGCAAACCACACGGATTGCTAagtatggttccatttatttctttaacat
Coding sequences within it:
- the ILDR2 gene encoding immunoglobulin-like domain-containing receptor 2, whose amino-acid sequence is MDGVVLAWIAVFWLTAMADGLQVTVPDKKKVAMLFQPTVLRCHFSTSSHQPAVVQWKFKSYCQDRMGESLGMSSPRAQSLSKRNLEWDPYLDCLDSRRTVRVVASKQGSTVTLGDFYRGREITIVHDADLQIGKLMWGDSGLYYCIITTPDDLEGKNEDSAELLVLGRTGLLADLLPSFAVEIMPEWVFVGLVILGIFLFFVLVGICWCQCCPHSCCCYIRCPCCPDSCCCPQALYEAGKAAKAGYPPSVSGVPGPYSIPSVPLGGAPSSGMLMDKPHPPPLAPSDSTGGSHSVRKGYRIQADKERDSMKVLYYVEKELAQFDPARRMRGRYNNAISELSSLHEEDSNFRQAYHQMRSKQFPVSGDLESNPDYWSGVMGGSSGASRGPSAMEYNKEDRESFRHSQQRSKSEMLSRKNFAAGVPAVSMDELAAFADSYGARSRRADGDSHEARGGGRFERSETHALGGFYQDDSPEEYYGPRSRSREPLGDAGRAWAPGTPRRRPDDAPLPRLVSRTPGTAPKYEHAPRAGGLERQARPEGASRGGSLETPSRLSAQLGRRSASYYAWSPPGTYKAASPQGDDDDSADDDDDDALPPYSERELSRGPSYRGRDLPYHGNSEKKRKKEPTKKTSDFPTRMSLVV